The following coding sequences are from one Microbulbifer sp. TB1203 window:
- the cysK gene encoding cysteine synthase A, with the protein MKAANILETIGNTPHVRINHLFRPDIEVWMKVERFNPGSSIKDRIALSMVEQAEASGELKPGGVIVEPTSGNTGVGLAMVAAVRGYRLILTMPESMSVERRKIMKAMGAEIVLTPRERGMGGAIERAQELLEENANSWMPQQFNNPANVKAHREKTAQEILADFPEGLDYLITGVGTGGHITGCSEVLKEHFPKLKTFAVEPEKSPVITGGEKGLHRLQGIGAGFIPKILNTDVLDDVILVSEEDSFEMAQQCALREGIFVGISSGATLAAVKQRQDQLPAGSRVLIFSYDTGERYLSIEGLFPA; encoded by the coding sequence ATGAAGGCAGCCAATATTCTCGAAACCATCGGCAACACACCCCACGTCCGCATCAATCACCTGTTTCGCCCGGATATCGAGGTGTGGATGAAGGTGGAGCGCTTCAATCCCGGCAGCAGTATCAAGGACCGCATCGCACTGTCGATGGTGGAGCAGGCGGAGGCCAGCGGCGAACTCAAACCCGGCGGAGTGATTGTCGAGCCCACTTCCGGCAACACCGGCGTCGGCCTGGCGATGGTGGCCGCGGTGCGCGGCTACCGGCTGATTCTCACCATGCCGGAATCCATGTCGGTGGAGCGGCGCAAGATCATGAAGGCGATGGGTGCGGAAATCGTGCTGACCCCCAGGGAGCGCGGCATGGGCGGCGCCATCGAGCGGGCCCAGGAACTGCTGGAGGAGAACGCCAACAGCTGGATGCCGCAGCAGTTCAACAACCCCGCCAACGTCAAGGCGCACCGGGAGAAGACCGCACAGGAAATCCTCGCGGATTTTCCCGAGGGGCTGGACTACCTGATCACCGGCGTCGGCACCGGCGGCCATATCACCGGTTGCAGCGAAGTGCTGAAAGAGCATTTCCCCAAACTGAAGACCTTCGCGGTGGAGCCGGAGAAATCACCGGTGATCACCGGCGGCGAGAAGGGCCTGCACCGGCTGCAGGGAATCGGCGCGGGCTTTATACCGAAGATCCTCAATACCGACGTCCTCGACGACGTTATCCTGGTCAGCGAGGAGGACAGCTTCGAGATGGCCCAACAGTGTGCCCTGAGGGAGGGGATCTTCGTCGGCATCTCCTCCGGCGCCACCCTGGCGGCGGTAAAACAGCGCCAGGACCAGCTCCCTGCCGGCAGCCGGGTGCTGATATTCAGCTACGACACCGGCGAGCGGTACCTGTCTATCGAGGGCCTCTTTCCCGCCTGA